A section of the Stenotrophomonas acidaminiphila genome encodes:
- a CDS encoding azurin has translation MKTSRRLLLALALVGAAGAAQAAGNCTVSLKGNDAMQFDLKEVTVSAGCATITLELTHTGKLPATAMGHNVVVSTTADMAGVNRDAIRAGVANNYVPAKDARVIAHTSLIGGGQKTQVRFPGNKLTAGGDYSFYCSFPGHSAMMKGKLVVTR, from the coding sequence ATGAAAACCTCGCGCCGTCTTCTCCTCGCCCTGGCCCTCGTCGGTGCCGCGGGCGCGGCCCAGGCTGCCGGCAACTGCACCGTTTCGCTCAAGGGCAACGACGCGATGCAGTTCGATCTCAAGGAAGTCACCGTCTCGGCCGGCTGCGCCACGATCACCCTCGAACTGACCCACACCGGCAAGCTCCCGGCCACCGCCATGGGCCACAACGTGGTGGTGTCCACCACCGCCGACATGGCCGGCGTCAACCGTGACGCGATCCGCGCCGGCGTGGCCAACAACTACGTGCCGGCCAAGGACGCCCGCGTGATCGCCCACACCAGCCTGATCGGCGGCGGCCAGAAGACCCAGGTGCGCTTCCCGGGCAACAAGCTCACCGCCGGCGGCGACTACAGCTTCTACTGCTCGTTCCCCGGCCACTCGGCCATGATGAAGGGCAAGCTGGTCGTAACCCGCTGA